From Bacteroidota bacterium, a single genomic window includes:
- a CDS encoding thiolase family protein, producing MQINEAFIVSSVRTPVGKANRGALVHVRPEVLGATAVQAAIDRAGSLSPEQIEDVIMGCAFPEGPQGMNMARVISQKAGLPDDAAAVTVNRFCSSGLQTIAQASAAVTLGQSEVVVAGGTESMSSVPMGGFFFSPDTDLVQENPDVYSSMGITAENVADQYDISREDQDAFALQSHQRAIDAIESGRFGAETVPVEVHEVVYAGGTETEERSFTHDTDEGPRADTTLEALARLRPAFKQGGSVTAGNASQMNDGGAAAVVMSKRMVEETGAEPLARLVGFAVHGAPPEIMGIGPINAVKKVLGQTGLALGDIGLLELNEAFASQALAVIRELGLDQDKVNVNGGAIALGHPLGCTGAKLTATLLHEMERRGERYGIVTMCVGGGMGAAGVFENLRR from the coding sequence ATGCAAATCAACGAAGCCTTTATCGTATCCAGCGTCCGCACACCCGTCGGCAAGGCGAACCGGGGCGCGCTCGTCCACGTCCGGCCCGAGGTCCTCGGCGCGACTGCCGTGCAGGCTGCCATCGACCGCGCTGGGAGCCTCAGCCCCGAGCAGATCGAAGACGTCATCATGGGATGCGCCTTCCCCGAGGGACCGCAGGGGATGAACATGGCCCGCGTGATCTCGCAGAAGGCCGGCCTCCCGGACGATGCCGCCGCCGTCACCGTCAACCGCTTCTGCTCGTCCGGCCTCCAGACGATTGCCCAGGCCAGCGCCGCCGTCACGCTCGGCCAGAGCGAGGTCGTCGTCGCCGGCGGCACCGAGTCGATGAGTTCGGTCCCGATGGGCGGGTTCTTCTTCAGCCCCGACACCGACCTCGTTCAGGAGAACCCCGACGTGTATTCCTCGATGGGCATCACCGCCGAGAACGTCGCCGACCAGTACGACATCAGCCGCGAGGACCAGGACGCCTTCGCGCTCCAGTCGCACCAGCGCGCCATCGACGCGATTGAGAGCGGGCGGTTCGGGGCCGAGACCGTCCCCGTTGAGGTGCACGAGGTCGTCTACGCCGGTGGCACCGAGACCGAGGAACGCTCCTTCACTCACGACACCGACGAAGGCCCGCGCGCCGACACGACGCTCGAAGCGCTCGCCCGGCTTCGCCCGGCGTTCAAGCAGGGCGGGAGCGTGACGGCGGGCAACGCCTCGCAGATGAACGACGGCGGGGCCGCCGCTGTCGTGATGAGCAAGCGGATGGTGGAGGAGACCGGAGCCGAGCCGCTCGCCCGGCTCGTCGGGTTCGCCGTGCACGGCGCGCCGCCCGAGATCATGGGCATCGGCCCGATCAACGCGGTCAAGAAAGTGCTGGGGCAGACAGGCCTGGCGCTGGGCGACATCGGCCTCCTCGAACTCAACGAGGCGTTCGCCAGCCAGGCCCTCGCCGTGATTCGCGAGCTGGGGCTAGACCAGGACAAGGTCAACGTCAACGGTGGGGCGATTGCGCTCGGCCACCCGCTCGGCTGCACCGGAGCCAAGCTGACGGCCACGCTCCTCCACGAGATGGAGCGCCGCGGCGAGCGCTACGGCATCGTCACGATGTGCGTCGGCGGCGGGATGGGCGCGGCAGGCGTCTTCGAGAACCTGCGCCGCTAG